AACTCAAACCCAAGCGGACAGTGAAACCGCACCGACAGAGCCACAAGAGGCTCCAGAAGAAACCCTTTCAAATGAATTGCAACAACCCAATACTGATGACTGACGAGTAATGTCAGGAGGAACCCATGGCTGACGAAAAAGACTTAGAACTATCCGACCTTGAATCCGATGAGGAAGTTGCTGCTGAAGGAGAGGCTCCACCACCTGCCCCGGCAGCATCTGTTCCGGATATTCCCGACCTGCCCGAAAGCTCGCAGGACCTGGAGGCCGTTTACGACATTCCCGTACAGGTTTCTGCGGTTCTGGGAAAAACCACCATGCAAGTCAACCAGCTGCTGAAGCTGGGTCGCGGGGCCGTTGTTGAACTTGACAGGAAAGTCGGTGAAGCCATCGATATTTACGTCAACAACCGGCTCGTTGCCCGTGGAGAAGTCGTCGTCGTCGAAGACCGCCTTGGTGTGACGATGACGGAAATCATCAAAACGGAACGTTCTTAAAGGATTCGCTCAATGGCAAATGACGGCGGAAACATAAAAGTCGGTAAAACCCGCTCTTCGATGGATGTGGCCACCATCGTTGGCTTGTTATCGGGCTTCGGCCTGGTTGCGGCGGCTATTTTCCTTGGCGGCGACCCGGCTTCGTTCGTCAACCCGCCAGCCATTTTAATTGTTATTGGCGGAACCCTTGCGATCACCACCATGTGCTTCACCATTTCCGATATGGCGCGCACATTGAAAGTCATCGGCAAGACTTTCTTCTATACATCGCGGGATCCTTCCGACGCCGCCACCCAGGTCCTGCAAATTGCCGAACTTGCGCGTAGGCAAGGCGTCCTTTCCTTGCAAAATGTCCTCGATTCCTTACGGGAGGAGCCTTTCTTACACAAGGGCATGTTAATGGTTGTTGATGGCACCCCCGGCGAAGAGGTCGAAGCCATCATGCGCCGGGATCTTAACGCTACCATGTTACGCCATCACAAAGGCGCCAATATCCTGCGCAAGGCGGCGGAATTCGCCCCGGCCATGGGCCTGATTGGCACCCTGATCGGCCTTGTCCAGATGCTTGGCAACCTTGATGACCCTTCGACCATTGGACCGGCCATGGCCGTCGCCCTGCTAACCACTTTTTACGGCGCTGTACTGGCCAATATGGTGTTTTCGCCGATGGCTTCAAAACTGGAGCGCAATTCGACAGAAGAAGCAATGGTCAACACGGTTTACATGATGGGGGCGGCCTCTATCGGCAGACAGGAAAATCCGCGACGGCTGGAAATGCTGCTTAACAGCATCCTGCCACCCTCAAAACGCGTTCAATACTTTGACTAACGGAAATACAGAACGATGCGATTACTCATAATTGGAACACTTGACGGGCAGATCGGCGGTGCCAGCCGCATCGCCATTGATCGTGGCGCCCAGGTCACCCAGGCTGATGACATCAACATCGGTCTGGAAACCCTCAGGGCCGGGAACGGCGCCGACCTTGTGATGATCGACGTCAATCTGGATGTTGGATCGCTGATTGCAAGCCTGAACGACGAACGCATTATCGTCCCTGTTGTCGCTTGCGGCATCGGCAATGACACCCAGGCTGCCGTTCGCGCCATCAAGGCAGGGGCCAAGGAATTCATCCCCCTACCCCCCGACACCGATCTGATCGCCGCTGTTCTTTCGGCCGTTACCGAAGAAAGCCATGCGATCATTTATCAAGACCCTGCAATGATCGAATTATTGCGGCTGGCCGATCAGGTCGCGCCCAGCAATGCCAGCATTCTGGTCACCGGCGAATCCGGCACCGGCAAAGAACTGATCGCCCGTCACCTGCATAACAAAAGCCCACGCGCCAAGGCTCGGTTTGTTGCCGTAAACTGCGCGGCGATCCCTGAAAATCTGCTCGAATCAGAACTGTTCGGGTACGAAAAAGGCGCGTTTACCGGGGCTGTATCGCGGCGCATTGGCAAGTTCGAGGAAGCCAGCGGCGGTACACTTTTACTCGATGAAATCACCGAAATGGACCCCCGGCTGCAAGCCAAGTTGCTGCGTGTCCTTCAGGAACGTGAAATTGACCGGATTGGCGGTTCCAAGCCCATTGAAGTCGATGTCCGCATTGTCGCCACCTCGAATCGCGACATTGCGGACGCTGTCGCCCAGGGAACTTTCCGTGAAGACCTGTATTTCAGACTGAACGTGGTAAACCTGTTACTGCCGCCTTTGCGAGACAGGCCAAAGGATATTGAATACCTGGCCAAACATTTCATCGAAAAGTACGCCGAAGCCAATGCCATGGAGGCACTGCCACTGGCCAGTGCGACAAAAGACCTGCTCAATACCCATAGCTGGTCAGGAAACGTTCGCGAGTTGGAAAACACCATGCACCGCGCCGTACTGCTGGCAAGTGGAACGGAAATTGGCCCCGAAGCTGTCATGCTCGGTGGGCGAGCGACGGCAGGCGCCCAGGATGGTAGCAACGAGGCAAAAGGTGGCGACATGGTCGGCCGCACGGTCGCGGCGGTTGAACGCGACCTGATCATCGATACCTTGCAGCACTGTCTGGGTAATCGCACACATGCCGCCAATATTCTTGGCATCTCCATTCGCACATTGCGAAACAAGTTAAAATTGTACAACGAGCAGGGCTTCCAGGTGCCGACACCTGGCGAAGCTGATCGTCCCTCCGTTTAATGCCAAGGATTAAAAAACGGTAATGGCCGACACTCCAGAAACAACCACAGTTGGGGAAGCAAAGCCTGAAGCAGGCACCCCGGAGCTTGGCCTGAATCTGATCGAAATCATTCAATTTTTCGGCAAGCGTTCGGACTTGATGCTGGCTTTTGGCGTGATCACGATCCTTGTTGTCCTAATCCTGCCACTACCCACATGGATGATGGATTTGGGGCTGGCGTTTTCCATCACTTTCTCCGTGCTTATTTTGATGACCGCGTTGTTCTCTGAAAAATCGTTGGAATTCAATGCATTCCCGACAATTCTGCTGCTCGCTACGATGACCCGGCTATCACTTAATTTGGCCTCGACACGGTTGATTCTGGCCGATGGACACCTCGGAACCGGTGCCGCAGGAAAGGTTATCGAAGCCTTTGGCGGTTTTGTCATGAGCGGTAATTTCGTTATTGGCATCATTGTTTTTGCGATCCTGGTGATCGTCAACTTTATCGTCATCACCAAGGGTTCGGGCCGTATCGCCGAAGTTTCCGCCCGCTTCACCCTGGACGCCATGCCCGGCAAGCAAATGGCCATTGATGCCGACTTGTCGACCGGGCTTATCGATGAAGAAACCGCCCGCGCCCGGCGCAAGGAACTTGAAGATGAAAGCACCTTCTTCGGGTCCATGGACGGTGCCTCAAAATTCGTCCGTGGTGATGCTATTGCCGGCCTGTTGATCACCTTTATCAACGTCATCGCCGGGATGATCATCGGCGTCGCCCAGAAAGACCTGAGCTTCGGCCAGGCTGCGGAGTTCTATACCCGGCTGACCGTCGGCGATGGCCTTGTAACCCAAATTCCGGCTCTCATCGTTTCAACCTCCGCTGGCCTGATGGTGACCAAGGCCGGTGTTCGTGGATCAACAGAAAAAGCCCTGTTCAGCCAGCTTGGCGGACATCCCAAGGCAATGGGCGTAAGCTCCCTGCTGCTTGTCATTATGGCTATGCTCCCGGGCATTCCGGCAACGCCTTTCCTTGTTCTTGGCAGCGGCACGGCGCTCATGGCGTTTTTTGTCAATCGCAGTCAGGAACATGTCAAAAAGGAAGTGTCCCTCAAACTGGAAGAGGAGGAACTTGAGCCTTCGGCCCTTGAGGATGAGCCGATCTCATCTGCTCTCAGGATTGATTATTTGCGTCTCGAACTTGGTTACGGGCTGCTATCGCTGATCAACAACCCAGCCGAAGGACAACGCCTGACGGACCAGATCAAGGCCTTACGCCGTCAAATGGCATCCGATATCGGCTTTGTCATGCCCTCGGTTCGTATTCAGGACAACATGCAATTATCGGCTAATGCCTATGTTGTCAGGCTCAAGGAAATCGAAGCCGGTGAAGGTGACCTGCGTCCCAACATGCTTCTGGTCATGGATCCGCGAGGCGAGGAGATTACCCTGCCTGGCGAGAAAACCGTCGAGCCGACCTTCGGCCTTCCGGCCATGTGGATTGACGAAACCAACCGTGAAGAAGCCCTGTTCAGGGGTTACACAGTTGTTGATCCGGCAACCGTCATCACCACCCACCTGACCGAAGTCATCAAGGACAATATGGCCGAACTGTTGTCCTACGCTGAAACACAAAAACTGATAGACGAACTGGACAAGGAGCATCAGAAACTGATCGCCGACATGATACCGGCACAGATTTCCCTGGGCAGCGTCCAACGGGTGCTGCAAAACCTGTTGGCCGAACGGGTTTCCATACGCGATCTGCCGACAATCCTCGAAGGTGTTTCCGAAGCGTGCGGGCAAACCCGCAATATCACCATGATTACCGAACATGTGCGTGCCCGACTGGCCCGTCAGATTAGTTCCATGAACACCAATGACAACGGCGTCATCACCATGATGACCCTGACTCCGGAATGGGAGCAGGCATTCGCCGAATCCATTGTTGGCACCGGCGAGGACAGGCAATTGTCGATGCCGCCGAGCCGCCTGCAGGAATTCATCACCGCCCTGCGCACCGCCTTCGAGCGGCAAGCCATGATGGGTGAAACACCGGTCCTGCTGACCAGCCCGACGATCCGGCCTTTCGTGCGCTCCATCGTCGAAAGATTCCGCCCGATGACGACGGTAATGTCGCAAAACGAAGTCTTTTCCAAGGCCAGCATCAAGACCCTGGGACAGGTGTAATCAACCATGCGCATGAAATCCTTTTTCGCGCCAACAATGACCGAAGCTATGGAGTTGGTGCGTTTTGAAATGGGCGCCCAGTCAATCAATGTCGCCACCCGCGACGAGAAAGACGGCGCTGTCATTACCGCAGCCATTGAGGACACCGCTGACAACGGACTAAAAAAGTCCGAAAAGCTGGCGCCCGAAGAATTACCGGATTTCAATACCGAGGATACTCTCGATGTCATTCGCCAGAGCCTGACATTTCACGGCGCGCCGATTACATTATCTGAACGCCTGGCTGGCAACGCTACAGACATTGTCGCAGACTCCCCGACCCTGGCCCTCGCGGCAGCCATGGACGAAGCCTTCGCATTCGATCCCATATCGGCGTTGTTGACCGGCAAGGTAAAACCAAAAAACGCACCGCGGATTCTGATGATGGGTCCACCCGGTGCAGGTAAAACAATCACTACAGCGAAACTTGCAGCCCTGGCGACCATAAGCAACATGAACCCCCAGGTCATTACCACCGACTGCAAAAGAGCCGGTGGTATCGAACAATTGGCCGCTTTCACCCGAATCCTGAAAATTGATTTACAGTCAATTGATGACCCTGATGGGCTTTTGAGATTGCTTGAGGGGACCACAAAGGACACCCCCGTTTTGATTGATACTCAGGGCACCAACCCCTTTGACGAGCAGGAAATGGATCACCTGAAATCACTTGCCGGTGTTGCCGGAGCCGAGAACGTGCTGGTCCTGGCTGCTGGCGGCGATGCCCTGGAAGCCGCTGATATTGCTAGAGAATTTTCA
The DNA window shown above is from Rhodospirillaceae bacterium and carries:
- the fliN gene encoding flagellar motor switch protein FliN encodes the protein MADEKDLELSDLESDEEVAAEGEAPPPAPAASVPDIPDLPESSQDLEAVYDIPVQVSAVLGKTTMQVNQLLKLGRGAVVELDRKVGEAIDIYVNNRLVARGEVVVVEDRLGVTMTEIIKTERS
- a CDS encoding flagellar motor protein MotA produces the protein MDVATIVGLLSGFGLVAAAIFLGGDPASFVNPPAILIVIGGTLAITTMCFTISDMARTLKVIGKTFFYTSRDPSDAATQVLQIAELARRQGVLSLQNVLDSLREEPFLHKGMLMVVDGTPGEEVEAIMRRDLNATMLRHHKGANILRKAAEFAPAMGLIGTLIGLVQMLGNLDDPSTIGPAMAVALLTTFYGAVLANMVFSPMASKLERNSTEEAMVNTVYMMGAASIGRQENPRRLEMLLNSILPPSKRVQYFD
- a CDS encoding sigma-54-dependent Fis family transcriptional regulator; translated protein: MRLLIIGTLDGQIGGASRIAIDRGAQVTQADDINIGLETLRAGNGADLVMIDVNLDVGSLIASLNDERIIVPVVACGIGNDTQAAVRAIKAGAKEFIPLPPDTDLIAAVLSAVTEESHAIIYQDPAMIELLRLADQVAPSNASILVTGESGTGKELIARHLHNKSPRAKARFVAVNCAAIPENLLESELFGYEKGAFTGAVSRRIGKFEEASGGTLLLDEITEMDPRLQAKLLRVLQEREIDRIGGSKPIEVDVRIVATSNRDIADAVAQGTFREDLYFRLNVVNLLLPPLRDRPKDIEYLAKHFIEKYAEANAMEALPLASATKDLLNTHSWSGNVRELENTMHRAVLLASGTEIGPEAVMLGGRATAGAQDGSNEAKGGDMVGRTVAAVERDLIIDTLQHCLGNRTHAANILGISIRTLRNKLKLYNEQGFQVPTPGEADRPSV
- the flhA gene encoding flagellar biosynthesis protein FlhA, with the protein product MADTPETTTVGEAKPEAGTPELGLNLIEIIQFFGKRSDLMLAFGVITILVVLILPLPTWMMDLGLAFSITFSVLILMTALFSEKSLEFNAFPTILLLATMTRLSLNLASTRLILADGHLGTGAAGKVIEAFGGFVMSGNFVIGIIVFAILVIVNFIVITKGSGRIAEVSARFTLDAMPGKQMAIDADLSTGLIDEETARARRKELEDESTFFGSMDGASKFVRGDAIAGLLITFINVIAGMIIGVAQKDLSFGQAAEFYTRLTVGDGLVTQIPALIVSTSAGLMVTKAGVRGSTEKALFSQLGGHPKAMGVSSLLLVIMAMLPGIPATPFLVLGSGTALMAFFVNRSQEHVKKEVSLKLEEEELEPSALEDEPISSALRIDYLRLELGYGLLSLINNPAEGQRLTDQIKALRRQMASDIGFVMPSVRIQDNMQLSANAYVVRLKEIEAGEGDLRPNMLLVMDPRGEEITLPGEKTVEPTFGLPAMWIDETNREEALFRGYTVVDPATVITTHLTEVIKDNMAELLSYAETQKLIDELDKEHQKLIADMIPAQISLGSVQRVLQNLLAERVSIRDLPTILEGVSEACGQTRNITMITEHVRARLARQISSMNTNDNGVITMMTLTPEWEQAFAESIVGTGEDRQLSMPPSRLQEFITALRTAFERQAMMGETPVLLTSPTIRPFVRSIVERFRPMTTVMSQNEVFSKASIKTLGQV